The proteins below are encoded in one region of Microbispora sp. NBC_01189:
- a CDS encoding GNAT family N-acetyltransferase, with product MSGIVFRRVHDGVGELAVRRLDPDADAEIVHAWVTHPKAVFWMMGDADVAGVAEEYRRIVAHPHRDAYLGLVNGRPAFLAERYDPARVELAGLYDARDGDVGMHFLCAPTGAPVHGFSRAVITTVLETLFADPSVRRVVVEPDVRNTAVHALNAAAGFEVVGVIAKPEKEALLSVCTRERFHAAVGDPAGDPVAAVAHLTPETWERANRRLVRKALAEFAHERLLVPRPLGDGRYAVRSDDGAVEYRFTATVLSLDHWHIGEITRHRTTGEAQLSEALPLDALDLVVETRGSLGLSDEILPVYLEEISSTLASLAYKLTRRAAGADELAKAGFQQIEAGMTEGHPCFVANSGRIGYGVGDHHRYAPEAAAPVRLIWLAAHRDHCVFSCSGDIDYDRLTRDELGEETLARFAGTLAGLGLDVTDYLLLPVHPWQWWNKLSVTFAAAVATRRLVCLGPGDDDYLPQQSVRTFFNAGEPSKHYVKTALSVLNMGFMRGLSAAYMEATPAINDWLAGLLRDDDVFRATRLTIIRERAAAGYRDRLYESATRPHSPYRKMLAALWRESPVAGLEPGRRLATMASLLHADEAGRSFVAALIEQSGLPPEVWLRRYLDAYLTPLLHAFYAYGLAFMPHGENVILVLDGGAVERVIFKDIAEEIVVMDPDTDLPPGVRRIRAEVPEEMRLLSIFTDVFDCFLRFLNAILATGGVLGEEAFWRTVAECAADYRRSAPHLAERFRRYDLFAGTFALSCLNRLQLRDNRQMVDLADPSAALQTAGDLVNPIARFAPPA from the coding sequence GTGAGCGGGATCGTCTTCCGCCGCGTCCACGACGGGGTCGGCGAACTGGCCGTGCGCCGGCTCGACCCCGACGCCGACGCGGAGATCGTGCACGCCTGGGTGACCCACCCCAAGGCGGTTTTCTGGATGATGGGGGACGCCGACGTCGCCGGGGTCGCCGAGGAGTACCGCCGGATCGTGGCCCACCCGCACCGCGACGCCTACCTCGGGCTGGTGAACGGGCGTCCGGCCTTCCTGGCCGAGCGGTACGACCCCGCCCGGGTCGAGCTCGCGGGCCTGTACGACGCGCGGGACGGCGACGTGGGCATGCACTTCCTCTGCGCGCCCACCGGCGCCCCGGTGCACGGCTTCTCCCGGGCCGTGATCACGACCGTGCTGGAGACGCTGTTCGCCGACCCGTCGGTGCGGCGGGTGGTCGTCGAGCCCGACGTGCGCAACACCGCCGTACACGCGCTGAACGCGGCCGCCGGTTTCGAGGTCGTCGGCGTGATCGCCAAACCGGAGAAGGAGGCCCTGCTGAGCGTGTGCACCCGCGAGCGCTTCCACGCCGCCGTCGGAGATCCGGCCGGCGATCCCGTCGCGGCGGTCGCCCATCTCACGCCGGAGACCTGGGAGAGGGCCAACCGGCGGCTGGTGCGCAAGGCGCTCGCCGAGTTCGCCCACGAGCGGCTGCTCGTCCCGCGCCCGCTCGGCGACGGCCGGTACGCCGTGCGGTCCGACGACGGCGCGGTGGAATACCGCTTCACCGCCACGGTGCTGTCGCTCGACCACTGGCACATCGGTGAGATCACCCGGCACCGCACGACGGGCGAGGCCCAACTATCCGAGGCACTGCCCCTCGACGCACTGGATCTCGTCGTGGAGACGCGCGGCTCCCTCGGGCTGAGCGACGAGATCCTCCCCGTCTACCTGGAGGAGATCTCCTCCACGCTGGCGAGCCTCGCGTACAAGCTGACCAGGCGCGCGGCCGGCGCGGACGAACTGGCGAAGGCCGGCTTCCAGCAGATCGAGGCCGGAATGACCGAGGGACATCCGTGCTTCGTGGCCAACAGCGGCCGGATCGGCTACGGCGTCGGCGACCACCACCGGTACGCCCCCGAGGCCGCCGCCCCCGTACGCCTGATCTGGCTGGCCGCCCACCGCGACCACTGCGTCTTCTCCTGTTCCGGCGACATCGACTACGACCGGCTCACGCGTGACGAACTCGGCGAGGAGACCCTCGCCCGCTTCGCGGGCACGCTCGCCGGCCTCGGCCTGGACGTGACCGACTACCTGCTCCTTCCGGTGCATCCCTGGCAGTGGTGGAACAAGCTGTCGGTCACCTTCGCCGCGGCGGTCGCCACGCGGCGCCTGGTCTGCCTGGGCCCCGGCGACGACGACTACCTCCCCCAGCAGTCGGTGCGGACGTTCTTCAACGCCGGTGAGCCGTCGAAGCACTACGTGAAGACCGCGCTGTCGGTGCTCAACATGGGCTTCATGCGCGGCCTGTCCGCGGCCTACATGGAGGCCACCCCGGCGATCAACGACTGGCTCGCCGGCCTGCTGCGGGACGACGACGTCTTCCGCGCGACCCGACTGACGATCATTCGCGAGCGGGCCGCCGCCGGCTACCGCGACCGCCTGTACGAGTCGGCCACCCGCCCCCACTCGCCGTACCGGAAGATGCTCGCGGCGCTGTGGCGGGAGAGCCCGGTCGCGGGCCTCGAACCGGGCAGGCGCCTGGCCACCATGGCCTCCCTCCTGCACGCCGACGAGGCGGGCCGGTCGTTCGTGGCGGCGCTGATCGAGCAGTCGGGCCTGCCGCCCGAGGTGTGGCTCCGGCGCTACCTCGACGCCTACCTCACCCCGCTGCTGCACGCCTTCTACGCGTACGGCCTGGCGTTCATGCCGCACGGCGAGAACGTGATCCTGGTGCTCGACGGCGGCGCGGTGGAGCGGGTGATCTTCAAGGACATCGCCGAGGAGATCGTGGTGATGGACCCGGACACGGACCTGCCACCCGGCGTGCGGCGGATCCGCGCCGAGGTGCCCGAGGAGATGCGCCTTCTGTCGATCTTCACGGACGTGTTCGACTGCTTCCTGCGCTTCCTCAACGCGATCCTGGCCACGGGCGGGGTGCTCGGCGAGGAGGCGTTCTGGCGGACGGTCGCCGAATGCGCGGCGGACTACCGGCGGTCGGCGCC
- a CDS encoding aspartate aminotransferase family protein, protein MTQSRAADARSYLFNDHTVEGYRDAMAAGTTRVAGRVRKTDRPFSGVGPARLAPEIAAIDLERPLHDHAAALDELERVYLRDAVYFHHPRYLAHLNCPVVIPALLGEVVLSAVNSSLDTWDQSAGGTLIERRLVDWTAGRIGFGPAADGVFTSGGTQSNLQALLLAREEARAAGTPLSRLRVITSEAGHFSVRKAAALLGLGPEAVVAVETDAERRMRPGGLARELGRCRRAGLTVMAVAATAGTTDFGSIDPLPEIARLCAAAGVWLHVDAAYGCGLLVSRRRRHLLDGIERADSVTVDFHKSFFQPVSSSALLVRDGAALRHAAHHADYLNPLRMAERGIPNQVDKSLQTTRRFDALKLWLTLRVMGADAVGELFDQVVDLAAEAHAMLAADPRFEVVTRSPLSTLVFRYLPPEGPGRELADDANLYAREALAASGEAVVAGTTVDGHHHLKLTLLNPETTRDDVAYVLDLLAGHAQRHVDDLAPLAGHPEVTHVHS, encoded by the coding sequence ATGACCCAGTCCCGCGCCGCAGACGCGCGGTCGTACCTGTTCAACGACCACACCGTGGAGGGATACCGGGATGCGATGGCCGCCGGGACCACCCGCGTGGCCGGCCGTGTCAGGAAGACCGACCGGCCGTTCAGCGGCGTCGGCCCGGCGCGGCTCGCGCCGGAGATCGCCGCGATCGACCTCGAACGGCCGTTGCACGACCACGCCGCCGCGCTCGACGAGCTCGAACGGGTCTACCTGCGCGACGCCGTCTACTTCCACCACCCCCGCTACCTGGCCCATCTCAACTGCCCGGTGGTGATCCCCGCGCTGCTGGGCGAGGTGGTCCTGTCGGCCGTCAACTCCTCGCTCGACACCTGGGACCAGAGCGCGGGCGGCACGCTCATCGAGCGCCGCCTGGTCGACTGGACGGCCGGCCGGATCGGCTTCGGTCCTGCCGCCGACGGCGTCTTCACCAGCGGCGGCACCCAGTCGAACCTCCAGGCGCTGCTCCTCGCCCGCGAGGAGGCCCGCGCCGCCGGGACGCCGCTGTCCCGGCTGCGCGTGATCACGTCCGAGGCGGGCCACTTCAGCGTGCGCAAGGCGGCGGCCCTGCTCGGCCTCGGGCCGGAGGCGGTCGTCGCCGTGGAGACCGACGCGGAGCGGCGGATGCGGCCCGGCGGGCTCGCCCGCGAGCTCGGCCGCTGCCGCCGCGCCGGGCTGACGGTCATGGCCGTCGCCGCCACCGCGGGCACCACCGACTTCGGCTCGATCGACCCGCTGCCGGAGATCGCCCGGCTGTGCGCGGCGGCCGGGGTGTGGCTGCACGTGGACGCGGCGTACGGCTGCGGGCTGCTGGTCTCCCGCAGGCGGCGGCACCTGCTCGACGGGATCGAGCGGGCCGACTCGGTCACGGTCGACTTCCACAAGTCCTTCTTCCAGCCGGTCAGCTCCAGCGCCCTGCTGGTGCGGGACGGCGCGGCGTTGCGGCACGCGGCCCACCACGCCGACTACCTCAACCCGCTGCGGATGGCCGAGCGGGGGATCCCCAACCAGGTGGACAAGAGCCTGCAGACCACCCGCCGGTTCGACGCGCTGAAGCTCTGGCTGACCCTGCGCGTGATGGGCGCGGACGCGGTCGGCGAGCTGTTCGACCAGGTGGTGGACCTCGCGGCCGAGGCGCACGCGATGCTCGCCGCGGACCCGCGCTTCGAGGTCGTCACGCGGTCGCCGCTGAGCACGCTGGTCTTCCGCTACCTGCCGCCGGAGGGCCCGGGCCGCGAACTGGCCGACGACGCCAATCTGTACGCCCGGGAGGCGCTGGCCGCCTCGGGCGAGGCCGTCGTCGCGGGCACGACCGTCGACGGCCACCACCACCTCAAGCTCACCCTGCTCAACCCGGAGACCACGCGGGACGACGTCGCGTACGTCCTCGATCTCCTCGCCGGGCACGCCCAGCGTCACGTGGACGACCTCGCCCCGCTCGCCGGCCACCCGGAGGTGACGCATGTCCACTCATGA
- a CDS encoding lysine N(6)-hydroxylase/L-ornithine N(5)-oxygenase family protein, translated as MSTHDFVAIGLGPFNLGLACLAEPVAGLDGLFLEARPGFAWHPGMMLDAVTLQTPFIADLVTLADPTSPYSFLNYLKETGRLYPFYIRENFYQLRAEYDAYCGWAAGRLRSVRFGHRVTSVTYDEADGHYVVHALTDTGERTEHRAPHLVLGTGTPPYVPEPCRGLGGGVVHNSDYLTRKADLLAKESITVVGSGQSAAEIYRDLLSGIDTHGYRLNWVTRSPRFFPLEYTKLTLEMTSPDYVDYFHALPEDTRYRLEAEQKGLHKGIDAALINEIYDLLYAKSAGGPVPARLLTCTELREAAHDAARGEYTLGLRHLEQERDFTLVTQGLVLATGYRYEPPAFLDPVRHRIRWDRRGRFDVARNYSVDVTGRGIFVQNGATHAHSVTSPDLGMGPYRNSWIIAQILGREHYPIEKAIAFQEFGAPEGVVA; from the coding sequence ATGTCCACTCATGACTTCGTCGCGATCGGGCTGGGGCCGTTCAACCTGGGCCTCGCCTGCCTGGCCGAGCCGGTCGCCGGGCTCGACGGGCTGTTCCTGGAGGCGAGGCCCGGCTTCGCCTGGCATCCGGGGATGATGCTCGACGCGGTCACGCTGCAGACCCCGTTCATCGCCGACCTCGTCACGCTGGCCGACCCGACCTCGCCGTACTCCTTCCTCAACTACCTCAAGGAGACCGGCAGGCTCTACCCCTTCTACATCCGGGAGAACTTCTACCAGCTCCGCGCGGAGTACGACGCGTACTGCGGGTGGGCCGCCGGGCGGCTGCGGAGCGTCCGCTTCGGCCACCGGGTCACCTCCGTGACGTACGACGAGGCGGACGGGCATTACGTCGTCCACGCGCTGACGGACACGGGCGAGCGGACCGAGCACCGCGCCCCGCACCTCGTGCTCGGCACCGGCACCCCGCCGTACGTGCCCGAGCCCTGCCGCGGCCTCGGCGGCGGCGTCGTCCACAACAGCGACTACCTCACCCGCAAGGCGGACCTGCTGGCCAAGGAGAGCATCACGGTCGTCGGCAGCGGGCAGAGCGCCGCCGAGATCTACCGCGACCTGCTGTCCGGCATCGACACCCACGGCTACCGGCTGAACTGGGTGACCCGGTCGCCGCGGTTCTTCCCCCTGGAATACACCAAGTTGACCCTGGAGATGACCTCCCCGGACTACGTGGACTACTTCCACGCGCTGCCCGAGGACACCCGCTACCGCCTCGAAGCCGAGCAGAAGGGCCTGCACAAGGGCATCGACGCGGCGCTGATCAACGAGATCTACGACCTGCTGTACGCCAAGTCCGCCGGCGGCCCGGTCCCGGCGCGGCTGCTGACCTGCACCGAACTGCGCGAGGCGGCCCACGACGCGGCCCGGGGTGAGTACACGCTCGGCCTGCGCCACCTGGAGCAGGAGCGCGACTTCACGCTCGTCACCCAGGGGCTCGTGCTGGCCACCGGCTACCGCTACGAGCCGCCCGCCTTCCTCGATCCCGTACGGCACCGCATCCGGTGGGACCGGCGCGGCCGGTTCGACGTGGCCAGGAACTACAGCGTCGACGTCACCGGCCGGGGGATCTTCGTGCAGAACGGCGCGACCCACGCCCACAGCGTCACCTCGCCCGACCTGGGCATGGGCCCGTACCGCAACTCGTGGATCATCGCCCAGATCCTCGGCCGCGAGCACTACCCCATCGAGAAGGCGATCGCCTTCCAGGAGTTCGGGGCCCCCGAGGGGGTGGTCGCGTGA